The Malus sylvestris chromosome 12, drMalSylv7.2, whole genome shotgun sequence genome contains a region encoding:
- the LOC126591976 gene encoding putative F-box/FBD/LRR-repeat protein At4g03220 isoform X5 produces the protein MERKDKLLAIANSQAQGACPESVVDRFSNLPDEVAHQILSLVSLKELIRVGSLSKRCRGLYLSTPSLKFWSSYYGGDKQGQLNLLNSFDRFLILRGGNKVQKFQVHLNLCSSLPDEIFRVITWIHIAARCKVEVLDLQLRVYKNDMASFELPSCIFLCGSLRSLIVTLYTVLKVPSFAGSTNLQHLNLSYVQIDDGFSKWISNSCKCIKELQLYHVAAVNITIESSSLESFRFVSAHNDTCHLNISGEKLEDIHVKWEYFHPGSRSLTISAPNLKYFKWIGNLLNRQNLRELMCLEKAEIFLKPRRDICDNFDNASEFLCSICRVKVLLLSHETIKALFKEVSMPLPFDNVSYLGLRITSLSDDLVPAMVSLLRGISNLNTLQIESDLSLLFHKPKARGCNRKYWKSQNLNFTDQLKEVTIELSNGFNAMELASMNRANLCPLVLVRRV, from the exons ATGGAACGCAAGGATAAGTTATTGGCTATTGCGAATTCTCAAGCTCAAGGAGCTTGTCCCGAGAGTGTAGTAGACAGGTTTAGTAATCTTCCAGATGAAGTCGCTCATCAGATTCTTTCACTTGTCTCTTTAAAAGAACTCATTCGAGTAGGCAGCCTGTCTAAAAGATGCAGAGGGCTTTATCTCTCAACCCCGTCATTGAAATTTTGGTCATCGTACTATGGAGGAGATAAGCAGGGCCAATTAAACTTGCTGAATTCTTTCGATAGGTTTTTGATTCTTCGCGGAGGTAATAAGGTACAGAAGTTTCAAGTACATTTGAATCTCTGTTCAAGCTTACCTGATGAGATTTTCCGAGTGATCACGTGGATCCACATTGCAGCAAGGTGTAAGGTTGAAGTGCTTGATCTTCAGTTGAGGGTATACAAGAATGATATGGCTTCGTTTGAATTACCATCTTGCATCTTTCTCTGCGGATCTTTGAGATCTCTGATTGTGACCCTGTATACAGTTCTTAAAGTTCCCTCCTTTGCTGGTTCCACTAATCTCCAACACTTAAACTTGAGTTATGTTCAAATAGATGACGGCTTTTCCAAATGGATCTCAAATTCGTGCAAATGTATCAAGGAGTTGCAGCTTTATCATGTTGCAGCAGTAAATATCACCATTGAAAGCTCATCTTTGGAATCATTTAGGTTTGTTTCAGCTCATAATGACACCTGCCATCTTAACATCTCAGGTGAGAAACTTGAAGATATACATGTTAAGTGGGAATATTTTCATCCTGGCAGCAGATCATTAACTATTTCTGCTCCAAATCTCAAATATTTCAAATGGATTGGGAATTTATTGAACCGCCAGAATCTCAGGGAATTAATGTGTTTAGAAAAGGCAGAGATTTTTTTGAAGCCTAGGAGAGATATCTGTGATAACTTTGACAACGCATCCGAGTTTCTTTGCAGTATATGCAGGGTTAAAGTTCTTCTTCTAAGCCACGAGACCATTAAG GCTCTGTTCAAGGAAGTTTCCATGCCCCTGCCGTTCGATAATGTTTCTTACTTGGGTTTGCGCATTACGAGCTTGAGTGATGACCTAGTCCCAGCAATGGTATCTCTTCTGAGAGGAATTTCTAATTTGAATACATTGCAAATAGAATCTGACCTTTCCTTACTCTTCCATAAACCTAAA GCACGCGGATGTAATAGGAAATACTGGAAATCCCAGAACCTGAATTTTACAGATCAGCTTAAGGAG
- the LOC126591976 gene encoding putative F-box/FBD/LRR-repeat protein At4g03220 isoform X3: MERKDKLLAIANSQAQGACPESVVDRFSNLPDEVAHQILSLVSLKELIRVGSLSKRCRGLYLSTPSLKFWSSYYGGDKQGQLNLLNSFDRFLILRGGNKVQKFQVHLNLCSSLPDEIFRVITWIHIAARCKVEVLDLQLRVYKNDMASFELPSCIFLCGSLRSLIVTLYTVLKVPSFAGSTNLQHLNLSYVQIDDGFSKWISNSCKCIKELQLYHVAAVNITIESSSLESFRFVSAHNDTCHLNISGEKLEDIHVKWEYFHPGSRSLTISAPNLKYFKWIGNLLNRQNLRELMCLEKAEIFLKPRRDICDNFDNASEFLCSICRVKVLLLSHETIKALFKEVSMPLPFDNVSYLGLRITSLSDDLVPAMARGCNRKYWKSQNLNFTDQLKEVTIELSNGFNAMELARYILEQARRLEKMFIFYLPHQSYVIKRVNQSKKVSAAKIVFRKKQQR, encoded by the exons ATGGAACGCAAGGATAAGTTATTGGCTATTGCGAATTCTCAAGCTCAAGGAGCTTGTCCCGAGAGTGTAGTAGACAGGTTTAGTAATCTTCCAGATGAAGTCGCTCATCAGATTCTTTCACTTGTCTCTTTAAAAGAACTCATTCGAGTAGGCAGCCTGTCTAAAAGATGCAGAGGGCTTTATCTCTCAACCCCGTCATTGAAATTTTGGTCATCGTACTATGGAGGAGATAAGCAGGGCCAATTAAACTTGCTGAATTCTTTCGATAGGTTTTTGATTCTTCGCGGAGGTAATAAGGTACAGAAGTTTCAAGTACATTTGAATCTCTGTTCAAGCTTACCTGATGAGATTTTCCGAGTGATCACGTGGATCCACATTGCAGCAAGGTGTAAGGTTGAAGTGCTTGATCTTCAGTTGAGGGTATACAAGAATGATATGGCTTCGTTTGAATTACCATCTTGCATCTTTCTCTGCGGATCTTTGAGATCTCTGATTGTGACCCTGTATACAGTTCTTAAAGTTCCCTCCTTTGCTGGTTCCACTAATCTCCAACACTTAAACTTGAGTTATGTTCAAATAGATGACGGCTTTTCCAAATGGATCTCAAATTCGTGCAAATGTATCAAGGAGTTGCAGCTTTATCATGTTGCAGCAGTAAATATCACCATTGAAAGCTCATCTTTGGAATCATTTAGGTTTGTTTCAGCTCATAATGACACCTGCCATCTTAACATCTCAGGTGAGAAACTTGAAGATATACATGTTAAGTGGGAATATTTTCATCCTGGCAGCAGATCATTAACTATTTCTGCTCCAAATCTCAAATATTTCAAATGGATTGGGAATTTATTGAACCGCCAGAATCTCAGGGAATTAATGTGTTTAGAAAAGGCAGAGATTTTTTTGAAGCCTAGGAGAGATATCTGTGATAACTTTGACAACGCATCCGAGTTTCTTTGCAGTATATGCAGGGTTAAAGTTCTTCTTCTAAGCCACGAGACCATTAAG GCTCTGTTCAAGGAAGTTTCCATGCCCCTGCCGTTCGATAATGTTTCTTACTTGGGTTTGCGCATTACGAGCTTGAGTGATGACCTAGTCCCAGCAATG GCACGCGGATGTAATAGGAAATACTGGAAATCCCAGAACCTGAATTTTACAGATCAGCTTAAGGAGGTAACAATAGAGCTTTCCAATGGGTTCAATGCCATGGAGTTAGCAAGGTATATTCTTGAGCAAGCTCGGCGTTTGGAGAAAATGTTCATATTCTATTTACCCCACCAGTCATATGTCATAAAAAGAGTAAATCAAAGCAAGAAAGTCTCCGCTGCCAAAATTGTCTTTCGGAAGAAACAGCAGAGATGA
- the LOC126591976 gene encoding putative F-box/FBD/LRR-repeat protein At4g03220 isoform X1 — MERKDKLLAIANSQAQGACPESVVDRFSNLPDEVAHQILSLVSLKELIRVGSLSKRCRGLYLSTPSLKFWSSYYGGDKQGQLNLLNSFDRFLILRGGNKVQKFQVHLNLCSSLPDEIFRVITWIHIAARCKVEVLDLQLRVYKNDMASFELPSCIFLCGSLRSLIVTLYTVLKVPSFAGSTNLQHLNLSYVQIDDGFSKWISNSCKCIKELQLYHVAAVNITIESSSLESFRFVSAHNDTCHLNISGEKLEDIHVKWEYFHPGSRSLTISAPNLKYFKWIGNLLNRQNLRELMCLEKAEIFLKPRRDICDNFDNASEFLCSICRVKVLLLSHETIKALFKEVSMPLPFDNVSYLGLRITSLSDDLVPAMVSLLRGISNLNTLQIESDLSLLFHKPKARGCNRKYWKSQNLNFTDQLKEVTIELSNGFNAMELARYILEQARRLEKMFIFYLPHQSYVIKRVNQSKKVSAAKIVFRKKQQR, encoded by the exons ATGGAACGCAAGGATAAGTTATTGGCTATTGCGAATTCTCAAGCTCAAGGAGCTTGTCCCGAGAGTGTAGTAGACAGGTTTAGTAATCTTCCAGATGAAGTCGCTCATCAGATTCTTTCACTTGTCTCTTTAAAAGAACTCATTCGAGTAGGCAGCCTGTCTAAAAGATGCAGAGGGCTTTATCTCTCAACCCCGTCATTGAAATTTTGGTCATCGTACTATGGAGGAGATAAGCAGGGCCAATTAAACTTGCTGAATTCTTTCGATAGGTTTTTGATTCTTCGCGGAGGTAATAAGGTACAGAAGTTTCAAGTACATTTGAATCTCTGTTCAAGCTTACCTGATGAGATTTTCCGAGTGATCACGTGGATCCACATTGCAGCAAGGTGTAAGGTTGAAGTGCTTGATCTTCAGTTGAGGGTATACAAGAATGATATGGCTTCGTTTGAATTACCATCTTGCATCTTTCTCTGCGGATCTTTGAGATCTCTGATTGTGACCCTGTATACAGTTCTTAAAGTTCCCTCCTTTGCTGGTTCCACTAATCTCCAACACTTAAACTTGAGTTATGTTCAAATAGATGACGGCTTTTCCAAATGGATCTCAAATTCGTGCAAATGTATCAAGGAGTTGCAGCTTTATCATGTTGCAGCAGTAAATATCACCATTGAAAGCTCATCTTTGGAATCATTTAGGTTTGTTTCAGCTCATAATGACACCTGCCATCTTAACATCTCAGGTGAGAAACTTGAAGATATACATGTTAAGTGGGAATATTTTCATCCTGGCAGCAGATCATTAACTATTTCTGCTCCAAATCTCAAATATTTCAAATGGATTGGGAATTTATTGAACCGCCAGAATCTCAGGGAATTAATGTGTTTAGAAAAGGCAGAGATTTTTTTGAAGCCTAGGAGAGATATCTGTGATAACTTTGACAACGCATCCGAGTTTCTTTGCAGTATATGCAGGGTTAAAGTTCTTCTTCTAAGCCACGAGACCATTAAG GCTCTGTTCAAGGAAGTTTCCATGCCCCTGCCGTTCGATAATGTTTCTTACTTGGGTTTGCGCATTACGAGCTTGAGTGATGACCTAGTCCCAGCAATGGTATCTCTTCTGAGAGGAATTTCTAATTTGAATACATTGCAAATAGAATCTGACCTTTCCTTACTCTTCCATAAACCTAAA GCACGCGGATGTAATAGGAAATACTGGAAATCCCAGAACCTGAATTTTACAGATCAGCTTAAGGAGGTAACAATAGAGCTTTCCAATGGGTTCAATGCCATGGAGTTAGCAAGGTATATTCTTGAGCAAGCTCGGCGTTTGGAGAAAATGTTCATATTCTATTTACCCCACCAGTCATATGTCATAAAAAGAGTAAATCAAAGCAAGAAAGTCTCCGCTGCCAAAATTGTCTTTCGGAAGAAACAGCAGAGATGA
- the LOC126591976 gene encoding putative F-box/FBD/LRR-repeat protein At4g03220 isoform X9 has translation MERKDKLLAIANSQAQGACPESVVDRFSNLPDEVAHQILSLVSLKELIRVGSLSKRCRGLYLSTPSLKFWSSYYGGDKQGQLNLLNSFDRFLILRGGNKVQKFQVHLNLCSSLPDEIFRVITWIHIAARCKVEVLDLQLRVYKNDMASFELPSCIFLCGSLRSLIVTLYTVLKVPSFAGSTNLQHLNLSYVQIDDGFSKWISNSCKCIKELQLYHVAAVNITIESSSLESFRFVSAHNDTCHLNISGEKLEDIHVKWEYFHPGSRSLTISAPNLKYFKWIGNLLNRQNLRELMCLEKAEIFLKPRRDICDNFDNASEFLCSICRVKVLLLSHETIKALFKEVSMPLPFDNVSYLGLRITSLSDDLVPAMARGCNRKYWKSQKLNFTDQLKEVTIELSNGFNAMELAR, from the exons ATGGAACGCAAGGATAAGTTATTGGCTATTGCGAATTCTCAAGCTCAAGGAGCTTGTCCCGAGAGTGTAGTAGACAGGTTTAGTAATCTTCCAGATGAAGTCGCTCATCAGATTCTTTCACTTGTCTCTTTAAAAGAACTCATTCGAGTAGGCAGCCTGTCTAAAAGATGCAGAGGGCTTTATCTCTCAACCCCGTCATTGAAATTTTGGTCATCGTACTATGGAGGAGATAAGCAGGGCCAATTAAACTTGCTGAATTCTTTCGATAGGTTTTTGATTCTTCGCGGAGGTAATAAGGTACAGAAGTTTCAAGTACATTTGAATCTCTGTTCAAGCTTACCTGATGAGATTTTCCGAGTGATCACGTGGATCCACATTGCAGCAAGGTGTAAGGTTGAAGTGCTTGATCTTCAGTTGAGGGTATACAAGAATGATATGGCTTCGTTTGAATTACCATCTTGCATCTTTCTCTGCGGATCTTTGAGATCTCTGATTGTGACCCTGTATACAGTTCTTAAAGTTCCCTCCTTTGCTGGTTCCACTAATCTCCAACACTTAAACTTGAGTTATGTTCAAATAGATGACGGCTTTTCCAAATGGATCTCAAATTCGTGCAAATGTATCAAGGAGTTGCAGCTTTATCATGTTGCAGCAGTAAATATCACCATTGAAAGCTCATCTTTGGAATCATTTAGGTTTGTTTCAGCTCATAATGACACCTGCCATCTTAACATCTCAGGTGAGAAACTTGAAGATATACATGTTAAGTGGGAATATTTTCATCCTGGCAGCAGATCATTAACTATTTCTGCTCCAAATCTCAAATATTTCAAATGGATTGGGAATTTATTGAACCGCCAGAATCTCAGGGAATTAATGTGTTTAGAAAAGGCAGAGATTTTTTTGAAGCCTAGGAGAGATATCTGTGATAACTTTGACAACGCATCCGAGTTTCTTTGCAGTATATGCAGGGTTAAAGTTCTTCTTCTAAGCCACGAGACCATTAAG GCTCTGTTCAAGGAAGTTTCCATGCCCCTGCCGTTCGATAATGTTTCTTACTTGGGTTTGCGCATTACGAGCTTGAGTGATGACCTAGTCCCAGCAATG
- the LOC126591976 gene encoding putative F-box/FBD/LRR-repeat protein At4g03220 isoform X8: MERKDKLLAIANSQAQGACPESVVDRFSNLPDEVAHQILSLVSLKELIRVGSLSKRCRGLYLSTPSLKFWSSYYGGDKQGQLNLLNSFDRFLILRGGNKVQKFQVHLNLCSSLPDEIFRVITWIHIAARCKVEVLDLQLRVYKNDMASFELPSCIFLCGSLRSLIVTLYTVLKVPSFAGSTNLQHLNLSYVQIDDGFSKWISNSCKCIKELQLYHVAAVNITIESSSLESFRFVSAHNDTCHLNISGEKLEDIHVKWEYFHPGSRSLTISAPNLKYFKWIGNLLNRQNLRELMCLEKAEIFLKPRRDICDNFDNASEFLCSICRVKVLLLSHETIKALFKEVSMPLPFDNVSYLGLRITSLSDDLVPAMVSLLRGISNLNTLQIESDLSLLFHKPKARGCNRKYWKSQNLNFTDQLKEVTIELSNGFNAMELAR, encoded by the exons ATGGAACGCAAGGATAAGTTATTGGCTATTGCGAATTCTCAAGCTCAAGGAGCTTGTCCCGAGAGTGTAGTAGACAGGTTTAGTAATCTTCCAGATGAAGTCGCTCATCAGATTCTTTCACTTGTCTCTTTAAAAGAACTCATTCGAGTAGGCAGCCTGTCTAAAAGATGCAGAGGGCTTTATCTCTCAACCCCGTCATTGAAATTTTGGTCATCGTACTATGGAGGAGATAAGCAGGGCCAATTAAACTTGCTGAATTCTTTCGATAGGTTTTTGATTCTTCGCGGAGGTAATAAGGTACAGAAGTTTCAAGTACATTTGAATCTCTGTTCAAGCTTACCTGATGAGATTTTCCGAGTGATCACGTGGATCCACATTGCAGCAAGGTGTAAGGTTGAAGTGCTTGATCTTCAGTTGAGGGTATACAAGAATGATATGGCTTCGTTTGAATTACCATCTTGCATCTTTCTCTGCGGATCTTTGAGATCTCTGATTGTGACCCTGTATACAGTTCTTAAAGTTCCCTCCTTTGCTGGTTCCACTAATCTCCAACACTTAAACTTGAGTTATGTTCAAATAGATGACGGCTTTTCCAAATGGATCTCAAATTCGTGCAAATGTATCAAGGAGTTGCAGCTTTATCATGTTGCAGCAGTAAATATCACCATTGAAAGCTCATCTTTGGAATCATTTAGGTTTGTTTCAGCTCATAATGACACCTGCCATCTTAACATCTCAGGTGAGAAACTTGAAGATATACATGTTAAGTGGGAATATTTTCATCCTGGCAGCAGATCATTAACTATTTCTGCTCCAAATCTCAAATATTTCAAATGGATTGGGAATTTATTGAACCGCCAGAATCTCAGGGAATTAATGTGTTTAGAAAAGGCAGAGATTTTTTTGAAGCCTAGGAGAGATATCTGTGATAACTTTGACAACGCATCCGAGTTTCTTTGCAGTATATGCAGGGTTAAAGTTCTTCTTCTAAGCCACGAGACCATTAAG GCTCTGTTCAAGGAAGTTTCCATGCCCCTGCCGTTCGATAATGTTTCTTACTTGGGTTTGCGCATTACGAGCTTGAGTGATGACCTAGTCCCAGCAATGGTATCTCTTCTGAGAGGAATTTCTAATTTGAATACATTGCAAATAGAATCTGACCTTTCCTTACTCTTCCATAAACCTAAA GCACGCGGATGTAATAGGAAATACTGGAAATCCCAGAACCTGAATTTTACAGATCAGCTTAAGGAG
- the LOC126591976 gene encoding putative F-box/FBD/LRR-repeat protein At4g03220 isoform X7, producing MERKDKLLAIANSQAQGACPESVVDRFSNLPDEVAHQILSLVSLKELIRVGSLSKRCRGLYLSTPSLKFWSSYYGGDKQGQLNLLNSFDRFLILRGGNKVQKFQVHLNLCSSLPDEIFRVITWIHIAARCKVEVLDLQLRVYKNDMASFELPSCIFLCGSLRSLIVTLYTVLKVPSFAGSTNLQHLNLSYVQIDDGFSKWISNSCKCIKELQLYHVAAVNITIESSSLESFRFVSAHNDTCHLNISGEKLEDIHVKWEYFHPGSRSLTISAPNLKYFKWIGNLLNRQNLRELMCLEKAEIFLKPRRDICDNFDNASEFLCSICRVKVLLLSHETIKALFKEVSMPLPFDNVSYLGLRITSLSDDLVPAMVSLLRGISNLNTLQIESDLSLLFHKPKARGCNRKYWKSQNLNFTDQLKEVTIELSNGFNAMELARCNYIL from the exons ATGGAACGCAAGGATAAGTTATTGGCTATTGCGAATTCTCAAGCTCAAGGAGCTTGTCCCGAGAGTGTAGTAGACAGGTTTAGTAATCTTCCAGATGAAGTCGCTCATCAGATTCTTTCACTTGTCTCTTTAAAAGAACTCATTCGAGTAGGCAGCCTGTCTAAAAGATGCAGAGGGCTTTATCTCTCAACCCCGTCATTGAAATTTTGGTCATCGTACTATGGAGGAGATAAGCAGGGCCAATTAAACTTGCTGAATTCTTTCGATAGGTTTTTGATTCTTCGCGGAGGTAATAAGGTACAGAAGTTTCAAGTACATTTGAATCTCTGTTCAAGCTTACCTGATGAGATTTTCCGAGTGATCACGTGGATCCACATTGCAGCAAGGTGTAAGGTTGAAGTGCTTGATCTTCAGTTGAGGGTATACAAGAATGATATGGCTTCGTTTGAATTACCATCTTGCATCTTTCTCTGCGGATCTTTGAGATCTCTGATTGTGACCCTGTATACAGTTCTTAAAGTTCCCTCCTTTGCTGGTTCCACTAATCTCCAACACTTAAACTTGAGTTATGTTCAAATAGATGACGGCTTTTCCAAATGGATCTCAAATTCGTGCAAATGTATCAAGGAGTTGCAGCTTTATCATGTTGCAGCAGTAAATATCACCATTGAAAGCTCATCTTTGGAATCATTTAGGTTTGTTTCAGCTCATAATGACACCTGCCATCTTAACATCTCAGGTGAGAAACTTGAAGATATACATGTTAAGTGGGAATATTTTCATCCTGGCAGCAGATCATTAACTATTTCTGCTCCAAATCTCAAATATTTCAAATGGATTGGGAATTTATTGAACCGCCAGAATCTCAGGGAATTAATGTGTTTAGAAAAGGCAGAGATTTTTTTGAAGCCTAGGAGAGATATCTGTGATAACTTTGACAACGCATCCGAGTTTCTTTGCAGTATATGCAGGGTTAAAGTTCTTCTTCTAAGCCACGAGACCATTAAG GCTCTGTTCAAGGAAGTTTCCATGCCCCTGCCGTTCGATAATGTTTCTTACTTGGGTTTGCGCATTACGAGCTTGAGTGATGACCTAGTCCCAGCAATGGTATCTCTTCTGAGAGGAATTTCTAATTTGAATACATTGCAAATAGAATCTGACCTTTCCTTACTCTTCCATAAACCTAAA GCACGCGGATGTAATAGGAAATACTGGAAATCCCAGAACCTGAATTTTACAGATCAGCTTAAGGAG